CTTCACCCCGCTGACGCACGCTCGCTACAGATCGTAAACAGGTTTTAAGAAAAAAGATGTCAGGCCGGTCGCAAGCCATCATGCATGCGTCGCCTGACCTCGGCAACATAGCGCTCGCTGACCGGGACTTTATCCCGGTTGGCGAGTATCAGTTGATAGACGCCGTCACCCAATACCTCAAGCTGACTGAGCTGGTCACAACGCACGATGGCACTGCGGTGTACGCGCATGAACTGCGCCGGGTCCAGATGTTTTTCGAGCTGACTCAGTGCCACCCTGTGCAATACCTGTCTCTGCACCATATGCAACTGCATGTAGTTTCCTGCCGCTTCTATCCATAAGACATCTGCCAGCTGTATGCACTCTATACGCCCTACTGAGCGCACACTGACTTGTTGCCAGTAAGCTGGCTGTTCTTTTTTTGACTCATCCTCAGCTTTGACATACTGGCTCATGGCTTGCGCATAACTGGCTTGCTGGCGCTGCGTGAGCATGGCCGCAGCACGTTCCAGCGATAGTGCCAGACGCTCATCGTCAAAAGGTTTCAGCAGGTAATCGAGTGCGTGCAGGTCAAAGGCTTCTATCGCATGGGCGTTGAAGGCGGTGACAAAAATCACCAGCGGTGGTGTTGTCTTAGTACTCAGTTCACGTGCCAGTATCAGGCCGGTTTCGCGTGGCATTTGTATGTCGAGAAAAATGACATCGACAGCACAGGCATCCAGTGCTTCACGCGCCGTAGCGACATTTGCGCATTCAGCGACGATGCTCCAGGCCGGGTGATCCTGCAAGGCATAACGCAAGTTGGTCCGACCGGGTTCTTCGTCATCGACAATCAGTGCACGTATGGTATTCATGTTGTGGCGCTCTCAGGCATCAGTAAAGGCATGCGGATTTCCACTTCATAGCGCTGTTGACCCTCATCTTGTATGCGGCCACTATGCATGCTGGCGCGTCCGGCATACATCAGTTCCAGCCTTGCACGGGTTTGTGGCAAGCCCAGCCCCAGGCCGGGGTTGGCAGCAGTGCCATCGGTAACGGAATTACTGACTTTGATGCTGAGTTCTTTACCATCCAGCTTGAATTGCATGCGGATATCGCTGCTGCCTTCGTGGCAATCGAGATCATGGCGCAAGGCGTTTTCCAGCAGGGGTTGCAGCAGCAAGGGTGGGCAGTCAACTGTCAGCACATCTGCTGTATCACCGGTGATGCTGATTTGCAGGCGTGCTCCGTAGCGCAGTCTTTGCAATTCCAGGTAATCGCGTATGAAGGTCATTTCAGCTTCAAGGCTTACCCAGTCCCTGCTGCTGGCCGTCAAAGCATAACGCAGCAAATCACTGAGGCGGTTCAAGCCGGTAAGGGCGATGCGCTTGTCATCACTCCTGACGAGGGCGCTGATGGCATTGAGGCAATTG
This is a stretch of genomic DNA from Undibacterium sp. KW1. It encodes these proteins:
- a CDS encoding LytTR family DNA-binding domain-containing protein, with product MNTIRALIVDDEEPGRTNLRYALQDHPAWSIVAECANVATAREALDACAVDVIFLDIQMPRETGLILARELSTKTTPPLVIFVTAFNAHAIEAFDLHALDYLLKPFDDERLALSLERAAAMLTQRQQASYAQAMSQYVKAEDESKKEQPAYWQQVSVRSVGRIECIQLADVLWIEAAGNYMQLHMVQRQVLHRVALSQLEKHLDPAQFMRVHRSAIVRCDQLSQLEVLGDGVYQLILANRDKVPVSERYVAEVRRRMHDGLRPA